Proteins from one Faecalibacterium sp. I3-3-33 genomic window:
- a CDS encoding HIT family protein, which translates to MKSDSNFMEAFNPDVNLVKEFQYWLILLREGQNTLGDCIFVLKRECESFGEMLPEESAELSSAMNWFEKKCKEQFGAEKFNYIAAMMRDNFVHFHAFPRYSKELVKYGTTWKDERWPRVIQFGPTSVDRTVLDRILIDLRD; encoded by the coding sequence ATGAAAAGTGATTCCAATTTTATGGAAGCCTTTAATCCGGATGTTAATCTTGTTAAAGAGTTTCAGTATTGGCTAATTCTTCTTCGAGAAGGTCAAAACACCTTGGGAGATTGTATTTTTGTATTAAAAAGAGAGTGTGAATCATTTGGCGAAATGCTTCCAGAGGAGAGCGCTGAGCTTTCGAGTGCAATGAATTGGTTTGAAAAAAAATGTAAAGAACAATTTGGTGCGGAGAAATTTAATTATATTGCGGCAATGATGCGAGATAATTTCGTTCATTTTCATGCGTTTCCACGTTATTCAAAAGAACTTGTTAAATATGGAACAACATGGAAGGATGAACGATGGCCACGCGTAATTCAATTTGGGCCGACTTCAGTTGATAGAACCGTATTGGATCGTATTTTAATTGATTTAAGAGATTAA
- a CDS encoding glycohydrolase toxin TNT-related protein, translated as MDDEFDETCDISSDVEQDTTATEEDMTDTEIVEDDEDIHWTDDGVNYTVCQDACDEKDVEFLDENTSEEVSTEITEETEESIEEDVVWDDELRQLSDDDFGAVNEKVFDYDDPDYIKEGTLKVNYGPDTTGEKEAINVPQGTRFDQYTHSDTGGRYFAEEGADYDSLNLPDVEDKRTLSTYEVVEDGLEVDQSGIAYQPWQDKTGDNGSFQYNFPKMDEYGKRLYGEDGKPLYMSTEELLESGKIRKVEK; from the coding sequence ATGGATGATGAATTCGATGAAACATGTGACATAAGTTCAGATGTTGAACAAGATACAACTGCGACCGAAGAAGATATGACTGACACTGAAATTGTCGAGGATGATGAGGATATTCATTGGACGGACGATGGTGTCAATTATACAGTATGTCAGGATGCCTGCGATGAAAAAGACGTTGAATTTTTGGACGAAAACACATCGGAAGAAGTTTCAACGGAAATAACAGAAGAAACAGAAGAGTCAATCGAGGAAGATGTTGTTTGGGACGATGAACTCCGACAACTTAGCGATGACGATTTTGGTGCTGTCAATGAAAAGGTGTTCGACTATGATGATCCAGACTATATAAAAGAAGGTACGCTGAAAGTGAATTATGGGCCTGACACGACAGGCGAAAAAGAAGCTATCAATGTTCCGCAAGGAACGCGCTTCGATCAATATACACATTCAGATACCGGAGGCCGTTATTTTGCAGAGGAGGGAGCAGACTATGACTCGTTGAATTTGCCGGATGTAGAAGATAAGCGAACCCTGTCTACATACGAAGTGGTCGAAGATGGACTGGAAGTGGATCAGAGCGGTATTGCATATCAGCCGTGGCAGGACAAGACAGGCGATAATGGCAGCTTTCAGTATAATTTCCCTAAAATGGATGAATACGGGAAGCGCTTATACGGTGAGGATGGAAAGCCGCTCTATATGAGCACAGAGGAATTGCTTGAAAGCGGAAAAATAAGAAAAGTGGAAAAGTAA
- a CDS encoding SPFH domain-containing protein — translation MPIFKNPNEAAYLGGKKHFTDVIKNSGHANAIIWRQPEEDFNTNSTLVVMPGEQAIFIKGGVIEQIFENGTYKLSTENYPFIGRLRNMLSGGVSAFNCVVYFVKTSHSMELLWGTSSPIQVRDKMLGVATKLRARGSYKIQISNPGIFLTKLVGNGYNYINQQEVIDDFFASEFQGKIRSNLTRYLNETTTELYGIEEHIEEIAEQIEPSISTTFEEYGLRLIKFSIASLDVLDDALRRRYDEIGMDGIAKMRNAQADKAVQQILGDEWARQQTADALKTLAANPGAGGVAAAGAGMGVGMAAGGVFASMAQQMFAPVQQSPVQSAAPQPQPSGRFVQSEMQSKEDPIETLKKLKTMLEAGLIPQEVYDTKMKEILSRM, via the coding sequence ATGCCTATTTTTAAAAATCCGAATGAAGCAGCTTATCTTGGCGGAAAAAAACACTTTACCGATGTAATTAAAAATTCCGGGCATGCTAATGCGATTATTTGGCGTCAGCCGGAGGAAGATTTTAATACAAATTCAACCTTGGTCGTTATGCCTGGCGAACAAGCTATTTTCATCAAAGGCGGCGTAATTGAGCAGATTTTTGAAAATGGTACTTATAAGCTTTCTACGGAAAACTATCCGTTTATCGGACGTCTCCGCAATATGCTTTCGGGCGGTGTTTCGGCTTTTAACTGTGTAGTATATTTTGTAAAAACATCCCACAGCATGGAGCTGCTTTGGGGAACCTCGTCACCGATTCAGGTGCGTGATAAAATGCTTGGCGTGGCTACAAAGCTGCGCGCAAGAGGTTCGTATAAGATTCAGATCTCGAACCCGGGTATATTTTTGACAAAGCTGGTTGGCAACGGATATAATTATATTAACCAGCAGGAAGTGATCGACGATTTCTTCGCAAGTGAATTTCAGGGAAAGATTCGGTCAAACTTGACGCGCTATCTTAACGAAACAACGACAGAGTTATATGGCATTGAGGAACATATCGAAGAAATTGCAGAACAAATCGAGCCTTCCATATCGACGACATTTGAAGAATATGGTCTGCGGCTGATCAAATTTTCTATTGCGTCTTTAGACGTTCTGGATGATGCGTTGCGCAGACGTTATGATGAAATCGGCATGGACGGAATCGCAAAAATGCGAAACGCACAAGCGGACAAAGCTGTCCAGCAGATTCTTGGTGACGAATGGGCAAGGCAGCAAACAGCAGATGCTCTCAAAACATTGGCAGCAAATCCGGGAGCAGGCGGAGTGGCAGCTGCTGGTGCAGGCATGGGGGTAGGCATGGCGGCTGGAGGGGTTTTCGCCAGTATGGCACAGCAGATGTTTGCTCCCGTACAGCAGTCACCGGTACAGAGCGCAGCACCGCAGCCGCAGCCTTCGGGTCGCTTTGTGCAAAGCGAGATGCAAAGCAAAGAGGACCCCATCGAAACTTTGAAGAAGCTGAAAACAATGTTGGAAGCAGGGCTGATTCCTCAGGAAGTTTATGACACGAAAATGAAAGAAATTTTAAGCCGAATGTAA
- a CDS encoding PEP-utilizing enzyme yields MKGLCVSKGSVRGKAIIVDSVFATKTIAPGTILVMKTLDRKLLVSLSKNVVGVIAESGNIGSHGAGILRSLKIPCVLRIKDAVSIINDGQEIVIEGEKGEVHWCENEISQGKTAIHSQHGAIYKSIATEKFEVTDISVNREWYCPRPERAYQKLRFDIIAPVFGKSGKFLFGLPEATVVQNSFGAIVVKGAPLNVDICKFVLKNPEWLFQKSHERERVIQEIRSTLRAIEIKENSDSTKYYLDIIKIGIKLYRQLFLYSLMSQAISDELLDAYVDFESMITGNDTSRDILGLTSIYVENCIKSKVDPGVSQRWRIEKAYPHIWDGTLNYDKLRIDDALIQRITMMPNSRNLLKDYESFRIIVPLVYQLSEEYFYTSSSINSYINWGLLGIARCVGKNDGKGVDEIYNLPLESLLKIEGGK; encoded by the coding sequence ATGAAGGGATTATGTGTTAGTAAGGGTTCTGTACGTGGTAAGGCTATCATTGTTGATAGCGTGTTTGCAACAAAAACAATTGCCCCTGGTACAATTCTTGTTATGAAAACCTTAGATAGAAAGCTGTTAGTTAGCTTGAGCAAGAATGTAGTAGGGGTCATTGCAGAATCGGGAAATATTGGAAGTCATGGTGCTGGAATACTGCGAAGCCTTAAAATACCATGTGTACTTAGAATAAAGGATGCGGTTAGCATTATTAATGATGGACAGGAAATTGTTATTGAAGGGGAAAAAGGTGAGGTGCATTGGTGTGAAAATGAAATTTCACAAGGAAAAACAGCAATTCATAGTCAACATGGAGCAATTTACAAATCAATTGCAACAGAAAAATTTGAAGTGACAGATATTTCAGTAAATAGGGAATGGTATTGTCCGCGGCCAGAACGTGCATATCAAAAACTTAGATTTGATATTATCGCACCAGTATTTGGGAAAAGCGGAAAGTTCTTGTTTGGATTGCCGGAAGCTACAGTGGTTCAGAATAGCTTTGGAGCCATAGTAGTTAAAGGCGCACCACTTAACGTTGACATATGCAAATTTGTTCTTAAAAATCCGGAATGGCTATTTCAAAAATCGCATGAAAGGGAGCGGGTTATTCAAGAAATAAGGAGCACGTTGAGAGCGATTGAGATTAAAGAGAATAGTGATAGTACTAAGTATTATCTTGACATTATAAAGATTGGAATTAAATTGTATCGGCAGTTGTTTTTATACTCACTTATGTCTCAAGCTATTTCAGATGAATTATTAGATGCTTATGTTGATTTTGAAAGTATGATCACTGGTAATGATACGTCAAGAGATATATTGGGATTAACCTCAATTTATGTTGAAAACTGTATTAAATCAAAAGTTGATCCTGGCGTGTCTCAACGGTGGCGGATTGAAAAAGCATATCCTCACATATGGGATGGTACGCTAAATTATGATAAACTTAGAATTGATGATGCACTGATACAACGTATTACGATGATGCCCAATAGTAGGAATTTGCTAAAAGACTATGAGTCTTTTAGAATTATTGTTCCATTGGTTTATCAATTGTCTGAAGAATATTTTTATACATCAAGCAGTATTAATTCATACATAAACTGGGGACTTTTAGGGATTGCTAGGTGCGTAGGAAAAAATGATGGTAAAGGAGTTGACGAAATTTATAATTTGCCACTTGAATCACTATTGAAAATTGAAGGAGGAAAATGA
- a CDS encoding ATP-binding protein yields the protein MEKTELIRFKRIASGEIVGAKVIEIVSVPDYSILVPQYSNEMDAIRDFQNGMMGMLAEVYQSCKNFSLSSQNSFPDVAIELLWCTEPVQNQPYQAAIRMFLILRGIGQDEATVASLLDKVANLCTVTLRLQKYTYSDVDVEAFLPLLREVDTSSIIALVKDEKLINLQNMLMPSCLGFDRIPESTAGLSKLVNSLMGFPNVAVSIQLIPTVLAPETRASLEQNFQMLDTLSHGIMEQGIGNVSFASASNPLETYRFYHDNQDQALFDFNFVVYGSRLQGDSVASALYGQLNSGCNSKAQIKFIRLQTEEVNLCGNFYPLPWAIHEVLLQAERNPEIWSIPNRYYTALYNLPYLLTAEEASEIFRLPIGGSTIRAGLQINESIKNSQTYSDNLINAGDITVGVLKSSGENYTIGIQLDDIAKHMLVVGTPGSGKTTFSVGLLDQLWKKHKIPFLVIEPAKNEYRALIQSIPELQIFTPGKNYISPFVFNPFVPPKNVRLETYKSTLKTAFAAAVSMATPLDKIFEDAIHNCYSDFRWLDSYTVSDKGKIFNIADFIKCFRETFDSIGYTGDARNIGRAGVVRLNSLARLFDNYYSIPIEDLLTKPTVIELSAIENSDQKSLIISLVLLSILAYVNSNYIGKGGLRNVILLEEAHVLLDADTNFAGVGEANPSAIAQGLIKRMLAELRSYGVGMIIADQSPRKVSTDVVALTDMKVAFRIVEAMDRQILSDSMGLNETQSARMARLKPGEAYLFFNRLDAAEEILTPNYRLENNIDISLSDSSIASLSTYWRNKPEFLRPYPYCEIVPCCRTCCDYNRRLLAKEIARRIFVRNLKSDTADFSSLKEVFAHISALIVAELNDEPYSRELLSCVKVHLWRKIRYETKIRVSDAQIEASLKK from the coding sequence ATGGAAAAAACAGAATTGATTCGCTTCAAAAGAATTGCAAGTGGCGAAATTGTTGGGGCAAAAGTAATTGAAATTGTGTCTGTGCCAGACTACTCTATTTTGGTGCCGCAATATTCAAATGAAATGGATGCCATTAGAGATTTCCAAAATGGCATGATGGGGATGTTAGCTGAAGTCTATCAAAGCTGCAAAAACTTTTCGCTCTCCTCTCAAAATTCATTTCCTGATGTTGCAATAGAGTTGCTATGGTGTACAGAACCTGTACAAAATCAGCCATATCAGGCCGCTATCCGCATGTTTCTGATTTTACGCGGAATCGGGCAAGATGAGGCTACGGTAGCATCCTTGCTAGACAAGGTGGCAAATCTATGTACGGTAACGCTGCGGCTTCAGAAATACACATATAGTGATGTTGACGTCGAGGCGTTTTTGCCGCTTTTGAGAGAAGTGGATACGTCCTCCATAATAGCATTGGTCAAGGACGAAAAGCTGATCAATTTGCAGAATATGCTGATGCCTTCTTGTCTTGGGTTTGATAGAATTCCAGAAAGCACAGCAGGTTTAAGCAAGTTGGTTAATAGCCTGATGGGCTTTCCAAATGTTGCAGTATCGATCCAGCTGATCCCGACGGTGCTGGCTCCGGAAACACGTGCTTCCCTGGAACAGAATTTCCAAATGCTCGATACGTTGTCTCATGGAATAATGGAGCAGGGGATCGGTAACGTTAGTTTTGCAAGCGCAAGCAATCCATTGGAAACATACCGCTTTTATCACGATAATCAGGATCAGGCATTATTTGATTTTAACTTTGTAGTATATGGAAGTCGCTTGCAGGGAGATAGTGTTGCATCCGCATTATACGGGCAACTGAATTCTGGATGCAATTCAAAGGCACAGATAAAATTCATCCGCCTTCAAACAGAGGAGGTCAATCTGTGCGGGAATTTTTATCCGTTGCCATGGGCAATTCATGAAGTATTGCTGCAGGCTGAACGAAATCCAGAGATCTGGTCTATTCCCAATCGATATTATACTGCCTTGTATAATCTCCCATATTTGTTGACCGCAGAAGAAGCCAGTGAAATTTTTCGTTTACCGATCGGTGGTTCAACAATTCGCGCGGGATTACAGATCAACGAGTCAATAAAAAACAGTCAAACCTATTCAGATAATCTGATCAATGCAGGAGACATTACGGTTGGTGTTCTGAAATCTTCTGGTGAAAATTATACAATTGGCATTCAGCTGGACGATATAGCAAAGCATATGCTGGTTGTAGGAACACCAGGCTCCGGCAAAACAACATTCTCGGTGGGATTACTGGATCAGTTGTGGAAAAAACACAAGATACCATTTCTGGTTATCGAACCGGCAAAGAACGAATACCGTGCCCTGATTCAAAGTATTCCAGAACTGCAGATATTCACTCCGGGAAAAAATTATATCTCGCCCTTTGTTTTTAACCCATTCGTTCCCCCTAAAAATGTTCGGCTTGAAACGTATAAATCCACTTTGAAAACTGCTTTTGCAGCAGCAGTTTCAATGGCAACTCCTTTGGACAAGATCTTCGAGGATGCGATTCATAATTGCTATTCGGATTTTCGATGGTTGGACAGTTATACTGTCAGCGACAAGGGAAAGATATTTAATATAGCGGATTTCATTAAATGTTTTCGGGAGACATTTGACAGCATTGGTTATACAGGAGACGCACGAAATATTGGCCGGGCCGGTGTGGTTCGGCTAAATAGTCTGGCCAGGCTGTTTGATAATTATTATTCCATTCCAATCGAGGATCTCCTAACAAAGCCTACGGTTATCGAGCTGTCAGCAATCGAAAATAGTGACCAGAAATCGTTGATTATTTCTCTGGTCTTGCTTTCGATCCTCGCTTATGTGAACAGCAATTATATTGGAAAAGGCGGCCTGCGAAATGTGATCCTTTTGGAAGAAGCCCATGTGCTTTTAGACGCAGATACAAATTTTGCGGGAGTAGGAGAGGCCAACCCCAGTGCTATTGCGCAAGGTCTGATTAAGCGGATGCTCGCAGAGCTGCGTTCGTATGGTGTTGGAATGATAATTGCAGATCAATCACCGAGAAAAGTTTCGACAGATGTGGTAGCTTTAACCGATATGAAGGTCGCCTTCCGAATCGTGGAGGCGATGGATCGTCAAATCCTATCGGATAGTATGGGGCTGAACGAGACACAATCGGCTCGGATGGCACGTTTGAAGCCGGGTGAAGCATATCTGTTCTTTAACCGATTGGACGCAGCTGAAGAAATTCTGACACCAAATTATCGTTTGGAGAACAATATTGACATTTCGCTTTCGGACAGCTCCATCGCATCGTTGAGCACATACTGGAGAAACAAGCCAGAGTTCTTGCGCCCGTATCCGTATTGCGAAATTGTTCCATGCTGCAGAACCTGTTGCGACTATAATCGCCGCTTATTGGCAAAGGAAATCGCGCGTCGAATTTTTGTGCGAAACCTGAAATCGGATACTGCGGATTTTTCGTCCTTGAAAGAAGTATTTGCCCATATTTCTGCCTTGATCGTAGCAGAACTTAATGACGAACCCTATAGCAGAGAGCTTCTTTCTTGCGTCAAAGTACATTTGTGGAGAAAAATTCGCTATGAAACAAAGATCAGGGTTTCAGATGCGCAAATTGAGGCATCATTGAAAAAGTAA
- a CDS encoding AAA family ATPase: protein MNRIFETDKFDRLKRLRIANGRGRHATFFYVIEERRGQYYSEKRFSTGEIALLRLVEKLNTVENDAIVLLDEAEMALHPRVQKKLYDYLVEVAQQKNLTIFISTHSVTMIKSADKNHIISIEETENGKYDAVCPCYPAKAIGNVDFIDNVIYDAVFFVEDDMARTLLKRMIQTCCEEDNRFKTITNCIVPVGGYKQTAELAINTKSQLLNRSVVCAVWDADVFTETIPNDEEIARFYNENRRFIFNLGCTPEVWMIEKLERMDVNIVNRIRTKFHTEPSIIVNSNEYRSCNSPKPRKRAKQKMDVVLEKLSVACGEPKEVVLNEFSDILVSNAYTVGQIKAIVAPMLAG, encoded by the coding sequence TTGAATCGTATTTTTGAGACTGATAAATTTGACAGACTTAAGAGGTTGAGGATAGCCAATGGAAGAGGAAGACATGCAACATTCTTTTATGTCATAGAGGAAAGGCGTGGCCAGTACTATTCCGAAAAGCGATTCAGTACGGGTGAAATAGCACTACTTAGATTGGTTGAAAAGCTAAATACAGTTGAAAATGATGCCATAGTGTTATTGGACGAAGCAGAAATGGCTTTACATCCTCGGGTACAGAAGAAGTTATATGATTATCTAGTTGAAGTGGCGCAACAAAAGAACTTAACTATTTTTATTTCTACCCATTCGGTAACGATGATAAAGTCTGCAGATAAAAATCATATTATTTCGATTGAAGAAACCGAGAATGGAAAATATGATGCGGTTTGTCCATGCTATCCAGCAAAGGCAATCGGAAATGTGGATTTTATTGACAATGTCATTTATGATGCAGTATTCTTTGTCGAAGATGACATGGCAAGAACATTGCTAAAGCGAATGATACAAACATGCTGCGAAGAGGATAATAGATTTAAAACAATTACAAATTGCATTGTCCCTGTTGGAGGCTACAAACAAACGGCGGAATTGGCAATAAATACGAAAAGCCAACTTTTGAATAGGTCTGTGGTCTGTGCAGTGTGGGACGCAGATGTATTTACAGAAACGATTCCGAATGATGAAGAGATAGCGCGTTTTTATAATGAAAACCGCAGATTTATCTTTAATTTGGGCTGCACGCCTGAAGTATGGATGATTGAAAAGCTTGAGAGAATGGATGTTAATATAGTTAATCGTATTAGAACGAAATTCCATACTGAGCCGTCAATAATAGTTAATTCGAATGAATATCGTTCTTGTAATTCCCCTAAACCACGAAAAAGGGCTAAACAGAAGATGGATGTAGTGCTTGAAAAACTTTCTGTAGCATGTGGTGAACCCAAAGAAGTGGTGTTGAATGAGTTTTCGGATATTTTGGTTTCTAATGCTTATACAGTGGGACAGATTAAGGCTATTGTTGCGCCAATGTTGGCAGGATAA
- a CDS encoding AAA family ATPase, whose translation MKKITIKKTKNIKNLEFVFPQSKGVYLIVGPNGVGKTTLLVCIDRICNKNAFARGFSASRSFGEVDQYAEAEITYDTDNPPTSLKFRKKVAVGQFRLRAIAIFWIILAIRRPYLFERTRIELMYLKKKSGEEILLLLILTLSAI comes from the coding sequence ATGAAAAAAATCACTATAAAAAAGACCAAAAATATTAAAAATCTAGAATTCGTTTTTCCACAGTCGAAAGGTGTGTATCTTATTGTAGGGCCTAATGGTGTTGGGAAAACGACTCTATTGGTCTGTATAGATAGAATCTGTAATAAAAATGCTTTTGCAAGAGGATTTAGCGCATCGAGAAGTTTTGGAGAAGTTGATCAATACGCAGAAGCTGAAATTACATATGACACAGATAATCCACCAACATCACTGAAATTTAGAAAAAAAGTAGCCGTTGGGCAGTTTCGCCTAAGGGCCATAGCAATCTTCTGGATAATTTTGGCTATACGCAGACCGTATTTATTCGAGCGGACTCGAATAGAATTGATGTACCTAAAGAAGAAATCCGGAGAGGAAATTTTGTTGCTGCTGATCCTGACGTTAAGCGCAATTTGA
- the glmM gene encoding phosphoglucosamine mutase, which yields MGKYFGTDGFRGEAGIDLTADHAYKVGRFLGWYYNALRERNGNNEPARIVIGKDTRRSSYMFEYSLVAGLTASGADAYLLHVTTTPSVAYIARVDDFDCGIMISASHNPYYDNGIKLIDCYGEKMPEETLLLVEDYIDGKLHVFDKDWPELPFAHREHIGCTVDYVSGRNRYMGYLISLGIYSFKGVKVGLDCANGSSWNIAKSVFDALGADTYVINNKPNGLNINNNAGSTHIEGLQKFVVENGLDVGFAFDGDADRCLCVDEKGNVITGDHILYIYGCYMKEHGELMNNTVVTTVMSNFGLYKAFDEQGIGYAKTAVGDKYVYEYMAKNNCRIGGEQSGHIIFSKYASTGDGILTSLKMMEVMLAKKMPMSKLAEPLKIYPQVLENVRVTDKKAAQNDPAVQEAVKAVAEALGDTGRILVRESGTEPLVRVMVEAPDHDTCQKYVSQVVEVIKAKGYAI from the coding sequence ATGGGAAAATATTTTGGAACCGATGGCTTCCGTGGGGAAGCAGGCATTGATCTGACCGCTGACCACGCTTACAAGGTTGGCCGCTTCTTGGGATGGTACTACAACGCCTTGCGCGAGCGCAACGGCAACAACGAGCCCGCCCGCATCGTCATTGGCAAGGATACCCGCCGCAGCTCCTATATGTTCGAGTACAGTCTGGTCGCAGGTCTGACTGCCTCCGGAGCAGATGCTTATCTGCTGCACGTCACCACCACTCCTTCCGTGGCGTACATCGCTCGCGTGGATGACTTTGATTGCGGTATTATGATCTCTGCCAGCCACAACCCGTATTATGACAACGGCATCAAGCTGATCGACTGCTACGGTGAGAAAATGCCCGAGGAGACTCTGCTGCTGGTGGAGGACTACATCGACGGCAAGCTCCATGTGTTCGATAAGGACTGGCCGGAGCTGCCCTTTGCACACCGGGAGCACATTGGCTGTACGGTGGACTATGTGTCCGGCCGCAACCGCTACATGGGCTATCTGATCTCGCTGGGCATCTACTCCTTCAAGGGTGTCAAGGTCGGTTTGGATTGTGCCAACGGCTCCAGTTGGAATATTGCTAAGTCTGTGTTCGATGCTCTCGGCGCAGATACCTACGTTATCAATAACAAGCCGAATGGTCTGAACATCAACAACAACGCCGGTTCTACTCATATCGAAGGTCTGCAGAAGTTTGTGGTGGAGAACGGTCTGGACGTTGGCTTTGCTTTTGACGGTGACGCTGACCGCTGCCTGTGCGTGGACGAGAAGGGCAACGTCATCACCGGTGACCACATCCTGTACATCTATGGCTGCTACATGAAGGAGCACGGCGAGCTGATGAACAACACGGTGGTCACCACGGTCATGTCCAACTTCGGTCTGTACAAGGCCTTTGACGAGCAGGGCATTGGCTACGCTAAGACCGCTGTGGGCGACAAGTACGTTTACGAATACATGGCTAAGAACAACTGCCGTATCGGCGGTGAGCAGAGCGGCCATATCATTTTCAGCAAGTACGCCAGCACCGGTGACGGCATCCTGACCAGTCTGAAGATGATGGAAGTCATGCTGGCAAAGAAGATGCCCATGAGCAAGCTGGCTGAGCCCCTGAAGATCTATCCGCAGGTGCTGGAAAACGTCCGCGTGACCGATAAAAAGGCCGCGCAGAACGACCCGGCGGTGCAGGAGGCCGTCAAGGCTGTGGCAGAAGCGCTGGGCGATACCGGCCGCATTCTGGTGCGCGAGTCCGGCACCGAGCCGCTTGTCCGCGTGATGGTGGAAGCCCCCGACCACGATACCTGCCAGAAGTACGTTTCTCAGGTGGTGGAGGTCATCAAGGCCAAGGGATACGCTATCTGA
- a CDS encoding PEP/pyruvate-binding domain-containing protein, with product MYKNLIELSEICEICQNEELCGGKAHYLFLLKKNGFNVPDAIVLNAIPYGNYIQGKDDSEQLNRAILKAIDSKFGTKRVIFRSSANIENTDDTSSAGVFESFVYEKENAPYQYLKRIWDSSLDEKAKGYYELTGINKDNVKMAVIIQQYISGQIAAVIQSFDIVNELPIMLIEYASGSTSAIVDGTIDAEFISVSRDNRIVEKPETVPFDGYCD from the coding sequence ATGTATAAGAATTTGATTGAGTTGAGCGAAATATGCGAAATATGCCAAAATGAAGAATTGTGTGGGGGCAAAGCACATTATTTGTTTCTTCTCAAGAAGAATGGCTTTAATGTGCCGGATGCAATCGTTTTAAATGCAATACCCTACGGAAACTATATTCAAGGAAAAGATGACTCGGAACAGCTTAATAGAGCTATACTAAAAGCTATCGATTCTAAATTTGGAACGAAGCGGGTGATTTTTCGTTCTTCGGCAAACATAGAGAATACGGATGATACATCAAGTGCAGGCGTATTTGAATCGTTTGTTTATGAAAAGGAAAATGCACCGTATCAATATTTGAAGCGCATATGGGATTCTTCGCTTGATGAAAAAGCAAAGGGGTATTATGAATTAACAGGAATTAACAAAGATAACGTAAAAATGGCGGTGATTATTCAACAATATATATCAGGACAGATTGCTGCGGTGATACAATCATTCGATATAGTAAACGAGCTTCCTATAATGTTGATTGAATATGCATCTGGAAGTACATCTGCAATAGTTGATGGAACAATTGATGCGGAATTCATCAGTGTGAGTAGAGACAACAGGATTGTGGAGAAACCGGAGACAGTTCCATTTGATGGATATTGTGATTGA